In one window of Cydia fagiglandana chromosome 10, ilCydFagi1.1, whole genome shotgun sequence DNA:
- the LOC134668231 gene encoding uncharacterized protein LOC134668231, whose translation MTKGQEQLKIFLQNIAKKENYLLSKIDIKPVSSGGANYTTDLYLATISELLKPDINIFAKAANLNEDARKNNDFLTRVYETEAIFYSELAVNFERLYNKCQVPVEDRLYIPKYYGHLLVPYEELLVLENLEAKGYKSYDRMKTFDWEYASTAVTQLAKFHALGLALRDENPHEFTRIVDNFKFDFSESEEMMNIFLKPTLENGCEGLKADHKERLLKFFASTENIAMLMTVMKKDEKFLIHGDYRPSNLMHRRRNGKLEVIPLDYQTLRSGNPVADLMHFVFSGSDEEFRRFHYQRLMDHYFTQLTSALQQLNVDVEKMYPRETFDADLIEMRPLGLFLGIMMAGMVTVAPDEAPKLDGDISNMVIKPNQLAVERIHGIVKDFVQWGVL comes from the coding sequence atgacaaAAGGACAGGAACAATTGAAGATATTTCTTCAAAATATCGCAAAAAAAGAGAATTATCTACTCAGTAAAATCGACATCAAACCGGTCTCTTCTGGAGGAGCCAACTACACCACAGATTTATACCTGGCCACAATTTCAGAACTTCTAAAACcggatataaatatttttgccaAAGCCGCCAATTTGAATGAGGACGCAAGAAAAAACAATGACTTCCTAACCAGGGTATACGAAACAGAAGCAATTTTTTACTCAGAACTGGCCGTAAACTTCGAAAGACTTTACAATAAGTGCCAAGTCCCTGTAGAAGACAGGTTGTATATACCCAAATATTACGGGCACTTATTAGTCCCTTACGAGGAACTTCTAGTTCTGGAAAATCTCGAAGCAAAAGGATATAAGAGTTATGATAGAATGAAGACTTTTGATTGGGAGTATGCATCAACAGCTGTCACGCAGTTGGCTAAATTTCATGCTCTTGGACTAGCATTGCGTGATGAAAATCCTCATGAGTTTACAAGAATAGTCGACAATTTCAAATTTGATTTTTCCGAGAGCGAAGAGATGatgaacatatttttaaaaccgACGCTTGAGAATGGATGTGAAGGCTTAAAGGCTGATCATAAGGAACGACTGCTAAAGTTTTTCGCCTCGACGGAGAATATAGCGATGCTGATGACCGTGATGAAGAAAGACGAAAAATTCTTGATTCATGGAGATTATAGACCAAGCAATTTGATGCACAGGCGCCGCAACGGAAAGCTGGAGGTAATCCCTCTAGACTACCAAACCCTGAGGAGTGGAAATCCAGTAGCTGACCTGATGCATTTCGTCTTCTCTGGCTCTGATGAGGAGTTCCGGCGTTTCCACTACCAGAGGCTTATGGACCACTATTTCACGCAGCTGACCTCGGCGTTGCAGCAGCTTAATGTGGATGTGGAGAAGATGTATCCTAGGGAAACCTTTGATGCAGACCTAATTGAGATGAGACCCCTAGGTCTGTTCCTGGGTATAATGATGGCGGGAATGGTAACAGTGGCCCCAGACGAAGCGCCCAAGCTGGATGGAGACATATCCAACATGGTGATCAAACCGAACCAGCTCGCTGTGGAACGCATACATGGGATCGTTAAAGACTTCGTTCAATGGGGAGTTTTATAA